The Brevibacillus brevis genome contains a region encoding:
- the thiM gene encoding hydroxyethylthiazole kinase, which produces MILETIGQLLIKVREENPLVHNMTNVVVTNFTANGLLALGASPVMAYAKQEVADMAKIAGSLVLNIGTLNEHEIEAMLIAGKSANQHGVPVLFDPVGAGATSYRTETSQHLAQELDLTLIRGNAAEIANVIGERWEIKGVDAKEAGGDVQDLARAAAKKLRTIVAITGKVDVISDGETTYSIHNGHPILTKVTGTGCLLTSVMGAFAAISNDKLLAGAAALVCYGIAAQLAAEKAAEVGPGSFQIEFLNALHNLTEDDVRRFGYIEKKE; this is translated from the coding sequence ATGATTCTGGAGACAATCGGACAATTACTAATTAAAGTGCGTGAGGAAAATCCACTTGTCCATAACATGACGAACGTTGTTGTCACGAACTTTACAGCGAACGGCTTGTTAGCTCTTGGTGCATCACCTGTCATGGCGTATGCCAAACAGGAGGTGGCAGACATGGCAAAGATCGCCGGGTCTCTTGTATTGAATATAGGGACATTGAATGAGCATGAGATCGAAGCGATGCTGATCGCAGGAAAATCGGCGAATCAGCATGGCGTGCCTGTTTTGTTTGATCCAGTGGGAGCGGGAGCAACATCGTACCGAACCGAGACAAGTCAACATCTTGCGCAGGAACTGGACCTTACCCTCATTAGAGGAAATGCTGCCGAGATTGCCAATGTCATCGGGGAGCGCTGGGAGATTAAAGGTGTAGATGCGAAGGAAGCGGGCGGAGATGTCCAGGACCTAGCGAGAGCAGCAGCGAAAAAGCTGAGGACAATCGTTGCGATTACCGGGAAGGTCGATGTGATTTCGGATGGAGAAACAACTTACTCGATCCATAATGGTCATCCAATCTTAACGAAGGTGACCGGAACAGGCTGTTTGTTAACGTCTGTTATGGGAGCGTTTGCAGCCATTTCAAATGACAAGCTGCTCGCAGGAGCTGCGGCATTGGTATGCTACGGTATTGCTGCTCAACTGGCAGCAGAGAAAGCAGCAGAAGTAGGTCCAGGCAGTTTCCAAATCGAATTTTTGAATGCTTTGCATAACTTGACCGAAGACGATGTTCGCCGTTTTGGGTATATCGAAAAAAAAGAATAA
- a CDS encoding IS3 family transposase (programmed frameshift): MAKKGQTFKRYSEEFKLRAVNMYQQGEMGSKAIAKELGIPSKTQVLQWVRKKNKGEGFVDQRGKNGSSDTPFVGRPRTKFATVEEERDYLKAQVELPKKAQSQSASGRKVWKITRFTIIDELRKKYPLTWLVEIAQVSRSGFYKWLSTKGKPSARNELDQILKKHMMAIHLEHPYYGYPRMQVALKKKGLNANHKRIYRLMKELNLQSIIRRKRRYFGKAPSIVYPNLLNRKFRADKPNEVFVTDITYVALHNRYYYLSVIQDLFNNEVVAWKVSKRNDLQLVLDTVGQLNEERDVLKATLHSDQGFQYTSRQYNKRIKELGISGSHSRKGNCLDNACIESFFSHLKTETLYFTECKTEEDLFQAIEKYIWFYNHERFQKKLNQCAPVEYRNTLAT, translated from the exons ATGGCTAAAAAAGGTCAAACATTCAAGCGTTATTCCGAGGAGTTTAAGCTGAGGGCAGTAAACATGTATCAACAGGGAGAGATGGGTTCTAAAGCAATAGCTAAGGAATTAGGGATACCTAGTAAAACACAAGTTCTACAATGGGTCCGAAAGAAGAATAAAGGCGAAGGTTTTGTGGATCAAAGAGGAAAGAATGGTTCTAGTGACACCCCATTTGTTGGTCGTCCAAGAACCAAGTTTGCTACTGTGGAAGAAGAAAGGGACTATCTAAAGGCGCAGGTAGAAT TACCTAAAAAAGCGCAATCCCAATCTGCATCTGGGAGGAAGGTATGGAAAATAACTCGCTTTACGATCATAGACGAGCTGCGTAAAAAATATCCACTAACGTGGTTGGTAGAAATTGCGCAAGTGTCACGGTCGGGTTTTTACAAATGGCTTAGCACCAAAGGAAAGCCGTCAGCAAGAAATGAGTTAGATCAGATTCTGAAAAAGCATATGATGGCGATTCATTTGGAGCATCCATACTATGGTTATCCACGAATGCAGGTAGCATTAAAGAAGAAGGGATTGAATGCGAATCATAAGCGAATATACCGCCTGATGAAAGAATTAAACCTCCAATCCATCATCAGGAGGAAGCGCCGCTATTTTGGTAAAGCACCTTCGATTGTATATCCCAACTTACTTAACCGTAAGTTTAGAGCGGACAAGCCCAATGAGGTATTTGTAACAGATATTACGTATGTTGCACTTCATAACCGTTACTATTACCTTTCGGTCATTCAGGACCTTTTTAACAACGAAGTTGTTGCCTGGAAAGTTTCCAAGCGAAATGATTTACAACTTGTGTTAGACACTGTGGGGCAGCTAAACGAAGAAAGAGACGTGCTGAAAGCAACCCTACATTCAGATCAGGGCTTCCAATACACGTCTCGACAGTACAATAAGCGAATAAAGGAACTTGGCATAAGTGGCAGCCACTCTCGCAAAGGAAACTGCCTTGATAACGCCTGCATCGAATCCTTTTTCTCGCATCTCAAAACTGAGACATTGTACTTTACTGAGTGTAAGACAGAAGAAGATCTCTTTCAAGCCATTGAAAAATACATTTGGTTTTATAACCATGAACGGTTCCAGAAAAAATTAAACCAGTGTGCCCCGGTTGAATACCGAAACACACTGGCTACTTAG
- a CDS encoding ABC transporter permease: MKVMDSFRIVWRNLWRMKLRTALTSVGVMIGTAAIVAMMALSLGLKESAVKSLENFGNLTEMDVEPLRWYEENGEWIDVPEDKVKKLNMQAVQELKKIPGIQAVMPIKELREQAKLKVGRREGYVQLIGVDVNESAAYRKNDIEKGSYLTGAPQEIVVAFDVSRELRDVEKEKREERRRKAGGGRNEMSNMPPPDIGGGEALAFNLVDRAGTLILSREYRIDDEPKYEKKELRVKVVGQLKKSEERNSSAAVYVPINVVKELNEWVTRSRGDEVEEGASRRSRDKAKKETFEFDRITVKVESREKVEGVVQALKEKGFEVWSPARELETINKFFFVIQMVLGGIAAISLLVATIGIVNTMIMSILERTKEIGIMKVIGATVLNIRWLFLMESGFIGLIGGLAGLGMAWGAVELVNYFGASGGLLDSLNMGYGGGDPEAEPTKLAVIPSWLALFAIGFSFIIGVLAGIFPAIRASRLSALQAIRSE, from the coding sequence GTGAAGGTAATGGATTCTTTTCGCATCGTCTGGAGGAATCTGTGGCGAATGAAGCTGCGGACAGCCCTCACGTCGGTTGGTGTCATGATCGGGACGGCTGCAATCGTTGCGATGATGGCACTTAGTTTAGGGCTTAAGGAAAGTGCGGTAAAAAGCTTGGAGAACTTCGGAAACTTGACAGAGATGGACGTCGAGCCATTGCGTTGGTACGAGGAAAATGGCGAATGGATCGATGTTCCAGAGGATAAAGTCAAGAAGCTGAACATGCAAGCGGTGCAGGAATTAAAAAAGATTCCTGGCATTCAGGCAGTTATGCCGATAAAAGAATTACGAGAGCAAGCGAAGCTCAAGGTAGGTAGACGAGAAGGGTACGTACAGCTTATTGGGGTGGATGTAAATGAGTCGGCTGCCTATCGCAAAAATGACATTGAAAAAGGAAGCTATCTGACAGGGGCGCCACAAGAGATAGTGGTTGCTTTCGATGTATCCAGAGAATTGCGCGACGTAGAAAAGGAAAAGCGCGAGGAACGGCGAAGAAAGGCCGGAGGTGGCCGTAATGAAATGTCCAACATGCCGCCGCCTGATATCGGGGGCGGAGAAGCACTGGCCTTCAATCTCGTAGACAGAGCGGGGACTCTCATCTTGTCACGCGAATATCGCATCGACGATGAACCGAAATACGAGAAAAAAGAACTGCGTGTGAAGGTTGTCGGTCAATTAAAGAAGTCTGAAGAACGTAACTCGTCAGCCGCGGTTTATGTACCGATTAACGTCGTGAAAGAGCTGAACGAGTGGGTCACGCGCAGTCGAGGTGACGAAGTCGAAGAGGGAGCATCTCGCAGATCACGCGATAAAGCCAAAAAGGAAACTTTTGAATTTGACAGAATTACTGTCAAGGTAGAATCTCGGGAAAAAGTCGAGGGTGTCGTACAAGCTTTGAAGGAAAAGGGCTTTGAAGTATGGTCGCCTGCACGTGAGCTGGAAACCATCAATAAATTCTTCTTCGTGATTCAGATGGTCCTCGGAGGAATTGCAGCAATCTCCTTGCTCGTCGCAACCATTGGAATTGTCAATACGATGATCATGTCGATTTTAGAGCGAACCAAAGAGATTGGTATCATGAAAGTAATCGGAGCCACTGTGTTGAATATTCGTTGGCTGTTCTTAATGGAATCAGGCTTTATTGGCTTAATTGGTGGACTGGCTGGTCTCGGTATGGCGTGGGGAGCGGTTGAGCTCGTGAATTACTTCGGAGCGTCTGGGGGTCTCTTGGATAGTCTGAACATGGGCTACGGCGGTGGTGATCCAGAGGCTGAACCTACAAAATTGGCGGTCATTCCGAGCTGGCTGGCACTCTTTGCGATTGGCTTCTCCTTTATTATTGGGGTGCTGGCGGGAATCTTCCCGGCGATCCGTGCGTCTCGTTTAAGTGCACTGCAAGCGATTCGATCTGAATAA
- a CDS encoding EamA family transporter, whose protein sequence is MTYWRSIFLVLLGACSYGVLSIFMKHAFQLGFTPFEMSGSQLIFGGLIMTVMAIFFSKQRFSFKYLLLLAPASLMMASTSLFYHQAVSRVSASLAIVLLFQFTWIGVLLEAIVDRKWPTAEKWVSLVMLGAGTVLASGLGESGIQSVDIVGLIFGLMSGATFALVIFFSGRILPGMDPYLRSAISITMAALMLSIVYPPTFLVNGQLLQGLLPLGLLVAIFGSVIPIFCLAVGVPRIGNGLATILSAVELPTVVLLSSFVLQETVSLPQWGGVFMILAAICVPQVKWRKLFSPSHALEQERM, encoded by the coding sequence ATGACATACTGGCGATCTATCTTTTTAGTTTTACTCGGTGCGTGCAGCTACGGTGTCCTCTCAATCTTCATGAAGCATGCTTTTCAACTCGGCTTTACACCATTCGAAATGAGCGGGAGCCAATTGATTTTTGGCGGCTTGATCATGACAGTCATGGCCATCTTTTTCTCCAAGCAACGGTTTTCGTTCAAGTATTTGTTGCTTTTGGCACCAGCCAGCCTCATGATGGCCTCAACCAGTCTTTTTTACCATCAGGCTGTTAGCCGGGTCTCTGCTTCGCTCGCAATCGTTCTCCTCTTTCAGTTTACCTGGATCGGCGTCTTGCTGGAGGCGATTGTGGATCGCAAATGGCCAACCGCTGAAAAATGGGTGTCTCTGGTTATGCTTGGAGCAGGGACGGTTCTTGCAAGCGGACTTGGGGAAAGCGGCATTCAGAGCGTAGACATAGTCGGATTGATCTTCGGTCTGATGTCTGGCGCGACCTTTGCCCTGGTTATTTTCTTCAGTGGGCGAATTCTACCTGGAATGGACCCATACTTGCGAAGCGCGATTTCGATTACTATGGCAGCCCTGATGCTCTCGATTGTTTATCCACCCACATTCCTGGTAAATGGTCAGCTTCTGCAAGGTTTGCTGCCGCTCGGTCTTTTGGTTGCGATCTTCGGTTCGGTCATCCCGATCTTCTGTTTGGCTGTCGGTGTACCTCGGATCGGCAATGGACTGGCTACTATTTTAAGTGCAGTGGAGCTGCCAACAGTCGTGCTCTTGTCGAGCTTCGTGCTTCAAGAGACTGTCTCTCTCCCACAATGGGGTGGCGTATTCATGATTCTCGCTGCCATTTGCGTACCGCAAGTAAAATGGCGGAAACTATTCTCCCCTTCTCACGCCCTCGAGCAGGAAAGAATGTAG
- a CDS encoding glyoxalase superfamily protein encodes MNQIITPIFRMFDVEKAREFYVEFLGFQIDWEHRYEDHFPLYMQISSPSCTIHLSEHHGDACPGSAIRVQVENIELFHQSLLRQGYKYTCPGLEETPWGTREVSVTDPFGNRLHFYEPVDHS; translated from the coding sequence ATGAATCAGATCATAACACCGATTTTTCGTATGTTTGACGTTGAGAAGGCAAGAGAGTTTTATGTGGAATTTCTAGGCTTTCAGATTGATTGGGAGCATCGTTACGAGGATCATTTTCCTTTGTACATGCAAATTTCCTCTCCCTCATGCACGATTCATCTGTCCGAGCATCACGGGGATGCTTGTCCTGGCTCAGCGATTCGCGTACAGGTAGAGAACATTGAGCTTTTTCATCAGTCACTGTTGCGTCAAGGATACAAGTACACTTGTCCCGGTCTAGAGGAGACGCCGTGGGGAACACGTGAAGTGAGCGTGACCGATCCTTTTGGCAATCGCCTTCACTTTTATGAGCCTGTCGATCATTCGTAA
- a CDS encoding HlyD family secretion protein, producing MNKKKWIIIATVVAVLGGGSYYGYSYFKGEEVTEEKPEEKPNFPTALVERGDVKKTINSAGTVEAKAREEVKPELSGKVQRVLVKEGQSVKKGDVLFTIDSSDAQLEIQKLELDILKAKKELNEIKQKKDKITATKEGKVVEVLVEEGQDVRPEQVVVKLANTDYLKIIGQFTSYESERFSVGQKVKVFIPTSMYFVDGVVTEVDRIGEKVEGAGGIHNVEVLVKKPGAIYVGDKGEVQYTDDKGLLYVSRNQKEFQLPDEIEILAGTHGKIGKIDVKKDDVVKVGQQLFKMDMESSSMELQEKELALKTSLLNMEQKKREIAKNQVTAPISGVITKLGVKEGEAPGSDPAAIIMDTTSVYFVAAVGELDIPEIKIGQNVDVYVYAFGTEPFKGKVIELPKEGKKEDKEVRFAVKVELLDKADFKHGMTGDNDIIVAQAQNVLRLPSNAVEILGPGQGTVMVKDPSTGDPMPKDVEIGIEGYDFIEIKGGLNEGEEVLVTNSEGM from the coding sequence ATGAACAAGAAAAAATGGATCATTATCGCCACGGTCGTGGCCGTTCTTGGAGGGGGAAGCTATTACGGCTATTCGTACTTCAAGGGCGAAGAGGTTACAGAAGAAAAGCCAGAAGAAAAACCGAACTTCCCGACAGCGCTCGTGGAACGTGGTGACGTCAAGAAGACGATCAACTCTGCAGGTACAGTGGAAGCGAAGGCGCGTGAGGAAGTCAAGCCAGAGCTCAGTGGCAAGGTGCAACGTGTGCTAGTGAAGGAAGGGCAGTCCGTCAAAAAAGGCGATGTCTTGTTCACGATAGACAGTTCGGATGCACAGTTGGAAATTCAAAAGCTGGAGCTGGACATTTTAAAGGCGAAAAAAGAGCTAAATGAAATTAAACAAAAGAAAGACAAAATCACGGCTACTAAAGAAGGAAAAGTGGTTGAGGTCCTTGTGGAAGAAGGGCAAGATGTAAGACCGGAGCAGGTAGTAGTCAAGCTTGCTAATACCGACTATTTGAAAATTATTGGACAATTTACCTCCTATGAGTCTGAACGATTCAGTGTAGGTCAAAAAGTGAAGGTGTTCATTCCAACTTCCATGTATTTTGTGGATGGTGTCGTAACGGAAGTCGATAGAATTGGTGAAAAGGTAGAAGGAGCGGGCGGTATTCACAATGTCGAGGTTTTGGTCAAAAAACCTGGTGCAATCTATGTTGGGGATAAGGGTGAGGTACAGTATACGGATGATAAGGGCCTCTTATATGTAAGCCGAAATCAGAAAGAATTCCAGTTGCCAGATGAAATAGAAATTTTGGCGGGTACTCACGGAAAAATTGGCAAAATCGACGTGAAAAAAGACGATGTAGTCAAGGTAGGGCAACAACTATTCAAGATGGATATGGAATCGTCCTCTATGGAACTGCAGGAAAAAGAGCTCGCGCTAAAAACGTCCTTATTGAACATGGAGCAGAAAAAGCGTGAAATTGCGAAGAACCAAGTAACAGCGCCAATCAGCGGTGTCATCACCAAGCTAGGAGTAAAAGAAGGCGAAGCGCCAGGATCAGATCCTGCAGCCATTATTATGGACACGACTTCTGTTTACTTTGTGGCAGCCGTTGGAGAGCTTGATATTCCCGAAATTAAAATTGGACAAAATGTCGATGTTTATGTGTATGCGTTCGGTACCGAGCCGTTTAAAGGCAAAGTCATAGAGCTTCCGAAGGAAGGGAAAAAAGAAGACAAGGAAGTTCGTTTCGCGGTAAAAGTGGAACTGCTAGACAAGGCTGATTTTAAGCATGGGATGACGGGAGACAACGATATTATCGTCGCCCAAGCACAGAATGTCCTGCGCTTGCCAAGCAATGCGGTTGAAATTCTGGGGCCAGGTCAGGGAACGGTAATGGTGAAAGATCCGAGCACCGGAGATCCAATGCCGAAAGATGTAGAAATCGGCATTGAAGGATACGATTTTATTGAAATCAAAGGCGGCTTGAATGAGGGAGAAGAGGTTCTGGTGACCAACTCCGAAGGCATGTAA
- a CDS encoding DinB family protein: MEKRHRVLFQQLEDYRQETLKAIDGLTDEDVNHIPDGFSNNILWNLGHIYLDQYLWISHLTKETIPLPPGFNEWFNFGTKPADWDTPPPKLAVLVSLLQEQPKKIQAAYKDRLEEEFPATESGMHTIAQVLVRTIFHEGVHLASLNTIRRFLGK; this comes from the coding sequence ATGGAAAAACGGCATAGGGTGCTATTCCAGCAGCTAGAGGATTATCGACAGGAGACGTTAAAAGCAATTGATGGTTTGACGGATGAAGATGTAAACCACATACCCGATGGTTTCTCCAACAATATCTTGTGGAATCTAGGGCATATCTATCTCGATCAGTATTTATGGATTTCTCACCTTACAAAAGAAACGATCCCACTCCCCCCTGGCTTTAACGAATGGTTTAACTTCGGGACAAAACCTGCTGACTGGGATACACCGCCCCCGAAACTCGCCGTGCTCGTCTCCTTGTTACAAGAACAACCCAAGAAGATACAAGCTGCTTACAAGGATCGATTAGAAGAAGAGTTTCCCGCAACTGAATCCGGCATGCATACAATAGCACAAGTGCTTGTCCGAACGATTTTTCACGAAGGGGTGCACCTCGCCTCCCTCAATACAATCAGGAGGTTTCTGGGCAAATGA
- a CDS encoding ABC transporter ATP-binding protein — MVNSTGELTVTGVNHSYGTGKIKVPVLYDINLHINKGEFVALCGSSGSGKSTLLNLLAGLTKPEEGSVMVSGAEISSYSENELCMFRRKNMGFIFQSYNLLPNLTALENVELPLIFAGESKKKRRAKATEILHRVGLEGRIDHRPNELSGGQQQRVSIARALVNQPGIILADEPTGNLDSKTEQEILLLMREMNKENGTTFIIVTHEQEVAEQSDRVIYLQDGRVVQKRTRPA; from the coding sequence ATGGTCAATTCAACAGGAGAGCTGACGGTGACAGGGGTCAATCACAGCTACGGAACGGGAAAAATCAAAGTTCCCGTGCTGTATGATATCAACCTTCATATCAACAAGGGCGAATTCGTGGCTTTGTGTGGCTCGTCGGGGTCAGGCAAGTCTACGCTCTTGAATTTGCTTGCAGGTTTGACCAAGCCGGAGGAAGGAAGTGTCATGGTTAGCGGAGCAGAAATTTCCAGCTACAGCGAAAATGAACTATGCATGTTTCGCCGTAAAAATATGGGCTTTATCTTCCAGTCATACAATCTGCTCCCCAATCTGACAGCGTTGGAAAACGTAGAACTTCCCTTGATTTTTGCAGGCGAAAGCAAGAAAAAACGTCGGGCGAAAGCAACGGAAATCCTACACCGCGTAGGGCTGGAAGGTCGTATCGACCACAGACCCAATGAGCTTAGTGGTGGACAGCAGCAGCGTGTCAGTATTGCGAGAGCGCTCGTCAATCAGCCAGGCATCATCTTGGCGGATGAGCCGACGGGGAACCTGGACTCGAAGACCGAACAAGAGATTCTCCTATTAATGAGAGAAATGAACAAGGAAAATGGGACTACGTTCATCATCGTTACCCATGAGCAGGAAGTAGCGGAACAGTCCGACCGCGTCATTTATCTCCAGGACGGACGGGTTGTACAAAAAAGGACAAGACCAGCGTAG
- the rarD gene encoding EamA family transporter RarD yields MRQGIIYAIVAYLAWGLLPLYWKLFQAMGAWEILAHRIVWSIIFVAIIIQVTKRWRSMWGAVTGFKMFGALAICSLLISANWLIFIWAVNNDQVMQTSLGYYMNPLITVLLGVIFLKEKMHAGQWLALVLAAFGVMFITFQYGEIPWVSLSLALTFAFYSLAKKVVRMEAMIGLAWETLFVAPIAFGYLLMLQVNGTETMTSLAWWQLLLLTLAGVATAMPLYWFALATTRLPLSVVGFIQYLAPTISLLSAVFLFGEPFTQTHLISFGFIWSALIVFTVSSVRIKRKATPINAEVAIKKQA; encoded by the coding sequence ATGAGACAGGGAATTATTTACGCAATTGTGGCGTATTTGGCTTGGGGGTTACTCCCGCTCTATTGGAAGCTGTTTCAGGCGATGGGGGCATGGGAGATACTCGCTCATCGAATTGTCTGGTCGATTATTTTTGTCGCAATCATTATTCAGGTAACGAAACGCTGGCGCAGTATGTGGGGAGCGGTCACTGGTTTTAAAATGTTCGGAGCATTAGCGATTTGTTCCCTGCTAATCAGCGCAAACTGGCTCATTTTTATCTGGGCAGTGAATAACGATCAAGTCATGCAAACGAGTCTTGGCTACTACATGAACCCTCTCATCACCGTACTGCTCGGAGTTATTTTCTTAAAAGAAAAAATGCATGCTGGGCAATGGCTCGCGCTTGTACTCGCGGCTTTCGGAGTCATGTTCATCACCTTCCAGTACGGTGAGATTCCATGGGTCTCTCTATCACTTGCCCTGACCTTTGCTTTTTACAGCTTGGCGAAAAAGGTCGTCCGAATGGAGGCGATGATTGGACTGGCGTGGGAAACGCTGTTTGTGGCCCCTATTGCTTTCGGTTATCTGCTGATGCTGCAGGTCAATGGGACGGAGACGATGACATCCTTAGCGTGGTGGCAACTTTTGTTGCTGACGCTGGCGGGGGTAGCTACTGCCATGCCGCTCTACTGGTTCGCCCTAGCAACGACTAGACTCCCACTTTCCGTTGTAGGCTTCATTCAATACTTGGCGCCTACGATATCGCTCCTATCAGCTGTTTTCTTGTTTGGAGAGCCTTTCACCCAAACACATCTCATCAGCTTTGGATTCATCTGGTCTGCGCTCATCGTATTTACGGTGTCTTCCGTGCGAATAAAACGAAAAGCGACCCCAATCAATGCCGAGGTCGCCATCAAAAAACAAGCGTAA
- a CDS encoding class I SAM-dependent methyltransferase, translating into MVQTNQWDAGLYDAKMNFVSEYGKGVVDWLQPAPGESILDLGCGTGDLCAQLSLAGANVTGIDFSAAMIEAARQKYPQFAFEVADAHTYRTNVSYDAVFSNAALHWMKRPAEVVETIWLALAPGGRFVAEFGGHGNCGQITKALRTVLARKGIAADERSPWYFPSIGEYTTLLEKQGFHVVLASHFDRPTVMADGDLGLSHWLNSFCSPYFAGLSSDEIQQVCREVTDLLRSALFQEGHWVLDYKRIRVLAHKKSENDTLHGGAAR; encoded by the coding sequence ATGGTTCAAACCAATCAATGGGATGCCGGGTTATACGACGCCAAAATGAATTTTGTTTCTGAATACGGCAAAGGGGTAGTGGACTGGCTACAACCGGCTCCTGGAGAAAGCATTCTGGATTTAGGCTGTGGAACAGGCGACCTGTGCGCTCAACTATCGCTTGCGGGAGCAAATGTGACAGGAATCGACTTTTCTGCCGCCATGATTGAGGCAGCTCGCCAAAAATATCCGCAGTTTGCCTTTGAAGTAGCCGATGCGCATACGTATCGAACAAATGTCAGCTACGACGCTGTCTTTTCCAATGCCGCACTCCACTGGATGAAACGTCCGGCAGAAGTCGTTGAAACCATTTGGTTGGCTCTTGCTCCCGGTGGACGCTTTGTTGCCGAATTTGGAGGACATGGCAATTGCGGACAAATCACAAAGGCATTACGGACTGTTTTGGCACGAAAAGGAATAGCTGCCGATGAACGCTCGCCTTGGTATTTTCCCAGCATTGGCGAGTACACGACTCTTTTGGAGAAGCAAGGCTTCCACGTCGTGCTTGCCTCCCATTTTGATCGTCCGACAGTCATGGCTGATGGAGACCTGGGGCTTTCGCATTGGCTGAATTCTTTTTGCAGTCCTTATTTTGCTGGACTGTCCTCAGATGAAATCCAGCAAGTATGTAGGGAAGTCACTGACTTACTGCGTTCTGCGCTGTTTCAAGAGGGTCACTGGGTGCTCGATTACAAGCGTATTCGCGTCCTTGCCCATAAGAAATCAGAGAATGATACGCTACATGGGGGAGCTGCACGATGA
- the pdxK gene encoding pyridoxine/pyridoxal/pyridoxamine kinase — MTMKKALTIAGSDTSGGAGQQADLKTFQELGVFGMTALTVIVAQDPHNEWFHEVFPIDVAILEKQIETVLAGIGVDAVKTGMLGTTELVDLATRKIKEYNLKNVVVDPVMICKGADEALHPEIAVSLREVLLPNATVATPNLFEAGILSQMGALKSVEDMKEAAKRIHDFGTSYVVVKGGSKLQSGNAVDVFYDGKTLEVLESERFETSFTHGAGCTFSAAICAELAKGSSVHNAVAVAKEFITEAIRHSFALNKYVGPTNHGAYRMKKHGEAIC, encoded by the coding sequence ATGACCATGAAGAAAGCACTCACCATTGCAGGTTCCGACACCAGCGGCGGAGCTGGTCAGCAAGCAGACCTCAAAACGTTTCAGGAGCTTGGTGTTTTCGGGATGACCGCCCTCACCGTTATCGTAGCCCAAGATCCACATAACGAATGGTTTCACGAAGTGTTTCCGATCGATGTCGCGATCTTGGAAAAACAAATCGAAACCGTCCTCGCAGGAATTGGCGTAGATGCTGTAAAAACAGGGATGCTCGGAACCACTGAACTGGTTGACCTCGCTACCCGTAAAATAAAAGAATACAATTTGAAAAATGTTGTCGTTGACCCTGTGATGATCTGTAAGGGTGCAGATGAAGCACTCCATCCAGAAATTGCTGTCAGCCTGCGTGAAGTCTTGCTCCCGAACGCGACAGTTGCGACTCCTAACCTGTTCGAAGCTGGTATTCTCAGCCAAATGGGCGCACTGAAAAGTGTCGAGGACATGAAGGAAGCGGCGAAGCGCATCCACGACTTCGGTACCTCTTATGTCGTTGTAAAAGGCGGCAGCAAGCTCCAAAGCGGCAATGCTGTAGATGTTTTCTATGACGGGAAAACGCTCGAGGTATTGGAATCCGAGCGCTTTGAAACGAGCTTTACTCATGGTGCCGGCTGCACGTTCTCAGCTGCAATCTGTGCTGAATTGGCAAAAGGAAGCTCTGTACACAACGCAGTAGCTGTTGCCAAAGAGTTTATTACTGAAGCGATTCGCCACTCGTTTGCGCTCAATAAATATGTGGGACCTACTAATCACGGTGCGTACCGCATGAAAAAACACGGCGAAGCAATTTGCTAA